In one window of Comamonas testosteroni DNA:
- a CDS encoding phage portal protein codes for MANIIDSLVSYVAPEAALRRAQARKVLSHYEAAQPSRLRKNRNTNPSPNLLVGRSASALRNHARYLERNHDITRGVLRTLVNNVVGPNGIGIEPQPRRRDGTIHKEYADQLRQLHRKWSKAPEVTGRMHWSQAQRMAAYTWLRDGEVFAQQVVGNAPGLVHGSKVPFSLEILEPDFVPLDFTDLSRKIRQGIQVNDWGRPMAYHVFKRDPRESGAWITPADLKTIPAGNMLHVSTMDRLHQWRGISELASVLNRVEDLKDYEESERIAAKIAASMAAYVKRLPGVEGFDPGADTREKDDKGNPLPRDLRLQPGMIFDDLMVGEEVGLIDTNRPNPNLVAWRSGQLKAYAAGVGASYSSISRDYGGTYSSLRQELVEQWVHYAVLADDFAGQFSLPVWEMFVRVAHLSGALPMPDDVEPGSEDDCLLIGQSMPWIDPLKEANAWERLVQAGFASEVEVIRRRGGNPREVLDQIQQYRQEAAERGLKMSSDPAGGNQRRVRGHGLSE; via the coding sequence ATGGCCAACATCATTGATAGTCTCGTGAGCTACGTGGCACCCGAGGCGGCCTTGCGCCGCGCCCAAGCCAGGAAGGTGCTTTCTCATTACGAGGCCGCACAGCCCAGCAGGCTGCGCAAGAACCGCAACACCAACCCGTCGCCCAATCTGCTGGTGGGCCGCAGCGCTTCTGCATTGCGCAACCACGCGCGCTATCTGGAGCGCAATCACGATATCACCCGTGGTGTGCTACGCACCTTGGTGAACAACGTGGTGGGCCCCAACGGCATCGGCATCGAGCCCCAGCCGCGCCGCCGCGATGGAACCATCCACAAAGAATATGCCGATCAGCTGCGCCAGTTGCACCGCAAGTGGAGCAAAGCGCCCGAGGTGACTGGGCGCATGCATTGGTCGCAGGCCCAGCGCATGGCTGCCTACACCTGGCTGCGCGATGGGGAAGTGTTTGCGCAGCAGGTAGTCGGCAATGCGCCGGGCTTGGTGCATGGCAGCAAGGTGCCTTTCAGCCTGGAGATTCTTGAGCCTGACTTTGTGCCGCTTGACTTCACCGATCTCAGCCGCAAAATTCGCCAAGGCATTCAGGTAAATGACTGGGGGCGACCCATGGCCTATCACGTCTTCAAGCGTGACCCGCGCGAGTCAGGCGCCTGGATCACGCCAGCAGATCTCAAAACCATTCCTGCGGGCAACATGCTGCATGTCTCCACCATGGACCGACTGCATCAGTGGCGTGGCATCAGCGAGCTGGCGAGCGTGCTCAACCGCGTGGAGGATCTGAAAGACTATGAGGAAAGCGAGCGCATCGCCGCCAAGATTGCGGCCAGCATGGCGGCCTACGTCAAGCGCTTGCCTGGTGTCGAGGGCTTTGACCCAGGTGCAGATACCCGTGAGAAAGACGACAAGGGCAACCCGCTGCCGCGTGACTTGCGCCTGCAGCCGGGCATGATCTTCGATGACCTGATGGTGGGCGAAGAGGTGGGCCTCATCGATACCAATCGACCCAACCCCAATCTGGTGGCCTGGCGCTCGGGCCAGCTCAAGGCCTATGCGGCAGGCGTAGGCGCCAGTTACAGCAGCATCAGCCGAGACTATGGCGGCACCTACAGTTCGCTGCGCCAAGAGTTGGTGGAGCAGTGGGTGCACTATGCCGTGCTGGCCGATGACTTTGCAGGTCAGTTCAGTCTGCCTGTCTGGGAGATGTTTGTGCGCGTTGCCCATCTGAGTGGCGCTTTGCCCATGCCTGATGATGTTGAGCCAGGCTCAGAAGATGATTGCCTTTTGATCGGGCAGTCCATGCCCTGGATCGACCCCCTCAAGGAAGCCAATGCCTGGGAGAGGCTGGTGCAAGCCGGATTTGCAAGCGAGGTGGAAGTCATTCGTCGCCGTGGTGGCAATCCGCGTGAGGTGCTTGATCAGATTCAGCAATATCGGCAGGAGGCAGCAGAAAGAGGACTGAAGATGTCATCTGATCCTGCTGGAGGCAATCAGCGCAGAGTTCGAGGGCATGGTTTGTCAGAGTAA
- a CDS encoding phage head-tail joining protein encodes MTIITQEHLDQIDLAIASGELSVSYQGRNVTYQTTDALLKARSHIARLLAQKSRQGAATFGGRGYGLASFDRD; translated from the coding sequence ATGACCATCATTACCCAAGAGCATCTGGATCAGATCGACCTGGCGATTGCCAGCGGCGAGCTCAGCGTTTCCTATCAGGGGCGCAACGTCACATATCAGACCACCGATGCGCTGCTCAAGGCGCGCTCTCATATCGCGCGGCTGCTTGCGCAGAAGTCGCGCCAGGGCGCGGCCACATTTGGCGGCCGTGGTTACGGCCTGGCCAGTTTTGACCGCGATTAA
- a CDS encoding Mor transcription activator family protein, with protein MTVNTNKSQADAAQVADSVLQLECDMVEIARQELGISEVEALKVAQAFVHGLRKRYGGMRMGGRGASIYIPSPSKAERNKAICEEFDGTNHLEVMRRHGIQRATLYRVISAKAGSARIGVASAKAP; from the coding sequence ATGACAGTGAATACTAACAAGAGCCAAGCAGACGCCGCACAAGTGGCCGATTCCGTGTTGCAACTCGAGTGCGATATGGTGGAGATCGCGCGGCAAGAGCTGGGCATCAGTGAGGTCGAGGCCTTGAAGGTGGCCCAGGCCTTTGTGCATGGCCTGCGCAAGCGCTACGGCGGCATGCGTATGGGCGGGCGTGGGGCGTCCATCTACATTCCCTCGCCCAGCAAGGCCGAGCGCAACAAGGCTATCTGTGAGGAGTTTGACGGCACCAACCATCTGGAGGTCATGCGGCGCCACGGCATCCAGCGTGCCACGCTCTACCGGGTCATTTCTGCCAAGGCTGGATCTGCGCGCATCGGTGTGGCCAGCGCCAAGGCGCCTTGA
- a CDS encoding phage terminase large subunit family protein, whose translation MSVVTIEAMEAIKAAAALGMSSMRAEAPQTLSEWAAENFLLAGESSHQKGGWVAWPFQIGILDFMSDDRIEELAVKKSKRVGYSKMITAFICYNIAHRRRKQALWQPTDDDRDSFVKSEIEPLLDPVNGVPSVLAARKRGGRIEETIKYKPFRDSVLHLLGGKAARAYRRITVAVAILDEWTAFDQTIGASKDKTAGSPGSLAKGRLEGAPYPKFVGGSTPGIMGLCHVSRACEDSEDEVDYLIECPRCGVEHTLTWGGPSVLHGFKWERGKPETVRHVCPHCRDSITQADYMPGGWPLVGAWVCRRSGKRFGADRIWRDASGEPCRPPRTVGVHIWAAYSPQRPWSTIADEFEKADRALKEGDAGPMTSFTNETLGQAWELKGEAADEHALQARAEPYKLKTVPVGGLMLTASVDVQHTWWDISVWAWGRGLESWVVDHHIIEGNPANESDWEPVTAYLQSRYKQLWNGSSMGITATNVDSSDQTQAVYNWVTKTQNVIPNLRAIKGRPGIALVGPVTLQEVNYRGRKIARGVKLWTLGVDNAKDLLLGQLAIKEPGPGYLHFSEELPREWFEQLTAEHRVLQRINGKDVFRWMKRRQRNEILDCRNYALHAAMAQGLHKWSDAKWQLLEQAVQPPRDLFSPPETDASDAAPVLEEPAPRAVTPSIPPKPAAQRRPRSSFASEEWSSRL comes from the coding sequence ATGAGCGTTGTCACCATTGAAGCCATGGAGGCCATCAAGGCAGCCGCGGCGCTGGGAATGTCCAGCATGCGGGCTGAGGCTCCGCAAACCCTGTCGGAATGGGCCGCTGAGAATTTCCTGTTGGCTGGTGAGTCCAGCCACCAAAAGGGTGGTTGGGTGGCCTGGCCCTTTCAGATCGGCATTCTGGATTTCATGAGCGATGACCGCATCGAGGAACTGGCGGTCAAGAAGTCCAAACGGGTGGGCTATAGCAAGATGATCACGGCCTTTATTTGCTACAACATCGCCCACCGCCGGCGCAAGCAAGCGCTGTGGCAGCCGACAGATGATGACCGCGACAGCTTCGTCAAGTCGGAAATCGAGCCGCTGCTCGACCCTGTGAACGGTGTGCCGTCTGTTCTCGCTGCGCGCAAGCGAGGTGGGCGCATCGAAGAGACCATCAAATACAAGCCATTCCGTGACAGCGTGCTGCACCTGCTGGGCGGCAAGGCTGCGCGGGCATACCGCCGTATCACGGTCGCGGTGGCAATCCTTGATGAGTGGACGGCCTTTGACCAGACCATTGGTGCCAGCAAGGACAAGACGGCGGGCTCTCCCGGCAGCTTGGCCAAAGGGCGGTTGGAGGGGGCTCCATATCCCAAGTTCGTGGGCGGCAGCACGCCGGGCATCATGGGGCTGTGCCACGTCTCACGCGCCTGCGAGGATTCAGAAGATGAAGTTGATTACCTCATCGAGTGCCCCCGCTGCGGCGTAGAGCACACGCTGACCTGGGGTGGGCCTTCGGTGCTGCACGGCTTCAAGTGGGAACGCGGCAAGCCCGAGACCGTGCGCCATGTCTGCCCACATTGCCGCGACTCCATCACCCAGGCCGACTACATGCCGGGCGGTTGGCCCCTGGTCGGCGCCTGGGTGTGCCGTCGCTCAGGCAAGCGCTTTGGCGCTGATCGCATTTGGCGCGATGCCAGCGGCGAACCCTGCCGGCCACCGCGCACGGTGGGCGTGCATATCTGGGCTGCCTATAGCCCGCAGCGCCCCTGGTCCACCATTGCAGACGAATTCGAGAAGGCCGACCGTGCATTGAAAGAGGGTGATGCCGGCCCCATGACCAGCTTCACCAACGAAACTCTGGGCCAGGCCTGGGAGCTCAAGGGCGAAGCCGCTGATGAACATGCGCTGCAGGCCCGCGCCGAGCCCTACAAGTTGAAGACTGTGCCCGTGGGTGGCTTGATGCTCACGGCCAGCGTGGACGTGCAGCACACCTGGTGGGATATCAGCGTCTGGGCCTGGGGGCGAGGGCTGGAGAGCTGGGTGGTGGATCACCACATCATCGAGGGCAACCCTGCCAATGAAAGCGATTGGGAGCCGGTCACCGCCTATCTGCAAAGCCGTTACAAGCAGCTGTGGAACGGCAGCAGCATGGGCATCACGGCCACCAATGTGGACAGCAGCGACCAGACGCAGGCGGTCTACAACTGGGTGACCAAGACGCAGAACGTCATTCCCAATTTGCGCGCTATCAAGGGCCGGCCTGGCATCGCTCTGGTGGGGCCCGTCACGCTGCAGGAGGTCAACTATCGTGGCCGCAAGATTGCGCGCGGGGTCAAGCTGTGGACTCTGGGCGTTGATAACGCCAAGGATCTGCTGCTAGGCCAACTTGCCATCAAGGAACCCGGACCTGGCTATCTGCACTTTAGCGAAGAGCTGCCACGCGAATGGTTTGAGCAGCTGACTGCTGAGCACCGTGTGCTGCAGCGGATCAACGGCAAGGATGTGTTTCGCTGGATGAAGCGCCGGCAGCGGAATGAGATCTTGGACTGCCGCAACTATGCGCTGCATGCCGCCATGGCCCAAGGGCTGCACAAATGGTCTGACGCCAAGTGGCAGTTGCTTGAGCAGGCTGTGCAACCGCCGCGCGACCTATTCAGCCCGCCTGAAACAGATGCCAGCGATGCAGCTCCAGTTTTGGAAGAGCCTGCACCTCGCGCTGTCACTCCGTCCATCCCACCAAAGCCAGCGGCCCAGCGCCGCCCCCGATCCTCTTTTGCCAGCGAAGAATGGAGCAGCAGACTATGA